A DNA window from Hydra vulgaris chromosome 13, alternate assembly HydraT2T_AEP contains the following coding sequences:
- the LOC136089567 gene encoding uncharacterized protein LOC136089567, with the protein MKLPKLTIQSFSGDILSWKGFWDQFSTAIDSNEDLSDIAKFNYLKSYFSGRAQKLIEGLTLSEGNYREAIQLLKDRFGNTQSLIAAHMDDLRKINPVRNLKEVKQLRQMYDKLEINIRNLKDLNVETCTYGSLLIAIISERIPRELCIIISRHFKNDDWNLNEFMNVIKTELTALERCEAVTNTSIEVEENIPITLQNMHINTKKKNHHN; encoded by the coding sequence ATGAAGCTTCCAAAATTAACAATTCAAAGTTTCTCTGGTGATATATTATCATGGAAAGGGTTTTGGGATCAGTTTTCAACTGCAATTGACAGTAATGAAGATCTGTCAGATAtagcaaaatttaattatttaaaatcatatttttctgGTAGAGCACAAAAGCTAATTGAAGGACTTACGCTTAGCGAAGGCAATTATAGGGAAGCAATACAACTTTTAAAGGACAGGTTTGGTAATACTCAAAGTCTTATTGCAGCGCATATGGATGATCTTCGAAAAATAAATCCAGTGCgaaatttaaaagaagtaaaaCAACTCCGTCAAATGTATGATAAGcttgaaataaatataagaaatttaaagGATCTAAATGTTGAAACATGTACTTATGGATCACTTCTTATTGCCATTATATCAGAAAGAATTCCACGTGAGTTATGCATTATTATTtcaagacattttaaaaatgatgactGGAACTTAAATGAATTCATGAATGTGATTAAGACAGAACTTACAGCTCTAGAGCGTTGTGAAGCTGTTACTAATACAAGTATCGAAGTAGAAGAAAATATACCAATTACATTACAGAATATGCacattaatactaaaaaaaaaaatcaccacAACTGA
- the LOC136089568 gene encoding uncharacterized protein LOC136089568, which yields MLYAIVAFDEENTTDYLPLIWLVNAISQNILSIISSRKSTDFYWPRWTNVKKIDFAKSMCQEPEVGWLRFSGRILSTADTESEAKEKCRYAEDTSNVDEIYQKNLNSQSFEENQGNPSEKKNEDTSRLFNEEFDEQIEKRKKKTAKENTKVKKFDNLNKSMNHTITKPVAPSFLTSQCCSTSDDVDLRISSSLPNLSVNFHETNQRNANASSILSLTELNVAESSGLEQIKDTQKIHSKMIQHILLNLNIEGGTDSPELPEGLQFPATTIEELDKAQEILTDVNAQKILVRILVENGGHDISEFIKRNMTYLIGNTLARQLNMTGQKNKRGFIKTLLYKVLFASVKKNISTRECTKKQLEEVFKMVSKPFKMVW from the exons ATGTTGTATGCAATTGTTGCTTTTGACGAAGAAAACACTACTGACTACTTGCCACTTATTTGGTTAGTGAATGCAataagtcaaaatattttatcaataatttccTCTAGAAAATCAACTGATTTTTATTGGCCTCGATggacaaatgtaaaaaaaatagactTTGCTAAATCAATGTGTCAAGAACCTGAGGTGGGATGGCTTAGGTTTTCAGGAAGAATTTTGTCAACTGCAG ATACAGAATctgaagcaaaagaaaaatgCAGATATGCAGAAGATACTTCAAATGTTGATGAAATATATCAGAAAAACCTAAATAG cCAGTCCTTTGAAGAAAATCAAGGAAACCCTTCTGAGAAAA aaaatgaagATACGTCAAGACtatttaatgaagaatttgATGAACAAATTgagaaaaggaaaaagaaaacaGCAAAAGA aaatactaAAGTCAAAAAGTTTGATAACCTTAACAAATCTATGAATCATACAATTACCAAGCCAGTTGCTCCATCTTtcttaa CTTCCCAATGTTGTTCAACTTCAGATGATGTTGACCTTCGTATAAGTTCATCTTTACCAA atctaTCTGTGAACTTTCATGAAACCAATCAAAGAAATGCCAATGCTTCATCAATACTATCGTTGACTGAATTGAATGTAGCAGAATCTTCAG GATTGGAACAAATTAAAGATACTCAAAAGATTCACTCTAAAATGATACAACATATATTGctaaatttaaacattgaaGGGGGCACAGATTCACCTGAGCTACCGGAAGGTTTACAATTTCCAGCAACTACAATTGAAGAACTGGATAAGGCCCAAGAAATATTAACTGATGTTAATGCTCAAAAGATTTTG gTTCGTATTCTTGTTGAAAATGGTGGACATGATATTTCTGAATTTATTAAGCGTAACATGACATATCTTATTGGTAATACTTTGGCCAGACAACTAAATATGACTGGCCAAAAAAACAAGCGTGGCTTCATTAAAACTCTTTTGTACAAAGTTCTTTTTG CTTCtgtaaaaaagaatatatctaCAAGGGAGTGTACCAAAAAACAGCTTGAGGAAGTtttcaaaatggtttcaaaACCTTTCAAAATGGTTTGGTAA
- the LOC136089569 gene encoding uncharacterized protein LOC136089569 → MSMLAGNGPVALESILGWIVCGPSDIGVRENFIQTNLVSTSQSDDDVLRLESRKFWESESSNFQEQDNFYQQFKNDIFFNGERYVTKLPLKPNYVITSYENENIIERVYDPSEPGKVHYLPHRAVLRDDKETTKLREVFDGSAKEGGPSINESLYTSSCLLTCIYSTLLRFRMFKIGLISDIRQAFLNVDTFKEFTKKFLRDLYVVDSTVGVNTVSEGIQFYNFIKEAMKKGGFNLRKWFSNSPELIRYIADKEKEKALLNEEDSYAKFELNRSNDMEVNCVKGWSKILRSIGSISPIVIVTKILFQALCIDKLDWDNKLPSEIHEKWLAYLKGLEVISSITVPRYCFKEQDEIAKYVTLHGFSDSSQVAYSAVIYAQVKTKEGWMSKLITSKTKVAPIKKLTIPRLELLGCLLLANLMHKVVQEFKDVLIVEKICYWTDSEISLSWIKNSKRDWKLWVQHRVSKIQELSNKNDWSHIEGKNNPAGIPTRDLNL, encoded by the exons atgtcaatgttggctgggaaTGGTCCAGTTGCTCTTGAAAGTATTTTAGGATGGATTGTTTGTGGTCCATCTGACATCGGTGTACGTGAGaattttattcaaactaatttagTGTCAACTTCACAATCAGATGATGATGTCTTAAGGTTGGAATCACGAAAATTTTGGGAATCTGAATCCAGCAATTTCCAAGAGCAAGACAATTTTTAccagcaatttaaaaatgacattttttttaatggggAACGATATGTGACAAAGCTACCATTGAAACCAAACT ATGTAATAACTTCGTATGAAAACGAAAACATTATTGAGCGAGTCTATGATCCAAGTGAACCTGGAAAAGTTCATTATCTACCTCATCGTGCAGTACTACGAGATGATAAAGAGACAACAAAGTTACGTGAAGTGTTTGATGGTTCCGCAAAAGAGGGTGGTCCTTCAATTAATGAAAGTTTGTATACTAGCTCATGTTTACTGACATGCATATATAGTACACTTTTACGTTTTCGCATGTTCAAGATAGGACTGATATCTGATATCCGTCAAGCGTTTCTAAATGTTG ATACATTTAAAGAATTTACTAAAAAGTTTCTAAGAGATTTATATGTTGTCGACTCTACTGTTGGTGTTAATACAGTCAGCGAAGGtattcaattttataacttCATAAAAGAAGCTATGAAAAAGGGAGGATTTAATCTGCGAAAATGGTTTAGTAATTCACCAGAGTTAATCAGGTATATTGCagataaagaaaaagagaaagCCTTGCTGAATGAGGAAGACAGTTAtgcaaaatttgaattaaatagaAGTAATGATATGGAAGTTAATTGTGTAAAG GGTTGGAGCAAAATTTTAAGATCCATTGGATCCATTTCACCAATTGTTATTGTgacaaaaatattgtttcaaGCTCTGTGTATTGATAAACTTGATTGGGATAATAAATTACCTTCTGAAATCCACGAAAAATGGTTAGCGTATTTAAAAGGACTAGAAGTTATTTCCAGCATTACTGTACCAAGATACTGTTTTAAAGAACAAGATGAAATAGCAAAGTATGTTACTTTACATGGTTTTAGTGATAGCTCTCAAGTTGCTTATTCAGCAGTTATATATGCTCAAGTAAAAACCAAGGAGGGTTGGATGTCCAAGTTGATAACCTCAAAGACGAAAGTTGCtccaataaaaaagttaacaattccaCGTTTGGAATTACTTGGCTGTTTGTTATTAGCGAATTTGATGCACAAGGTTGTTCAAGAATTTAAAGACGTTTTAATTGtggaaaaaatttgttattggaCAGATAGCGAAATATCTTTATCTTggataaaaaattctaaaagagaCTGGAAGTTATGGGTCCAGCATCGTGTGTCAAAAATTCAAGAATTAAGTAACAAAAATGATTGGTCCCATATTGAGGGAAAAAACAACCCAGCAGGTATACCAACTAGAGACTTAAATCTGTAA